A DNA window from Candidatus Methylomirabilota bacterium contains the following coding sequences:
- the dprA gene encoding DNA-processing protein DprA, with translation MDTTDARWAWVALALVPSMGWNARRYHDVLAVGAPAELFRASRRALAEKVGDDLATSIKGFDAPGAIAGQRAAAERAEARLVILEDADYPPALKTAPLPPPFLIVRGTLAREDALSVAVVGSRRPTGYGLRTAERLAGDLAGRGVTVVSGFARGVDTAAHRGALDAGGRTLAVLGSGVDVVYPSENRPLVRAIAAAGAVISQFPMGTAPLPQHFPIRNRVIAGLALGTVVVEAAERSGALITARHAGELGREVYAVPGNVSSATSEGANRLIQDGAKLVRDWEDVVAEWPAVWRAALRPTSPAAATRVAAAGGTTGAEGRLLPLLGEEPVAIDDVIDKSGLPAGDVAASLMTLELRGLVRQLPGQRYVRR, from the coding sequence ATGGATACGACGGACGCACGGTGGGCATGGGTGGCGCTGGCGCTGGTTCCGAGCATGGGGTGGAACGCTCGCCGCTACCACGATGTGCTCGCCGTCGGCGCGCCGGCGGAGCTGTTCCGAGCATCGCGCCGGGCGCTGGCTGAAAAGGTGGGAGACGATCTGGCGACCAGCATCAAGGGCTTCGACGCTCCCGGCGCCATCGCGGGCCAGCGGGCGGCGGCCGAACGAGCCGAGGCCCGCCTCGTCATCCTCGAGGACGCCGACTATCCGCCCGCGCTCAAGACCGCTCCGCTCCCGCCGCCGTTCCTCATCGTCCGCGGCACCCTGGCCCGGGAGGACGCCCTGTCGGTGGCGGTGGTCGGCTCGCGCCGTCCAACGGGCTACGGCCTCAGGACGGCCGAGCGGCTGGCCGGCGACCTGGCCGGGCGGGGCGTCACGGTCGTCAGCGGGTTCGCACGTGGCGTCGACACGGCCGCTCACCGCGGCGCCCTCGACGCCGGCGGCCGCACGCTGGCGGTGCTGGGGAGCGGGGTAGACGTGGTCTACCCGTCCGAGAACCGACCGCTCGTGCGCGCCATCGCGGCGGCCGGCGCGGTCATCTCTCAGTTTCCGATGGGGACGGCGCCCCTGCCTCAGCACTTCCCCATCCGGAACCGGGTGATCGCCGGCCTCGCCCTCGGCACCGTCGTCGTCGAGGCGGCCGAGCGGAGCGGGGCGCTCATCACCGCGCGACACGCGGGCGAGCTCGGGCGCGAGGTGTACGCGGTGCCCGGCAACGTCTCCTCGGCGACCAGCGAGGGCGCGAACCGCCTGATCCAGGATGGGGCCAAGCTCGTCCGCGACTGGGAGGACGTGGTAGCCGAGTGGCCGGCGGTCTGGCGGGCGGCTCTGCGCCCGACCTCGCCCGCGGCGGCGACGCGGGTCGCGGCGGCGGGCGGCACGACCGGCGCCGAAGGCCGCCTGCTTCCCTTGCTGGGGGAGGAGCCGGTGGCCATCGACGACGTCATCGACAAGAGCGGGCTCCCCGCCGGGGACGTGGCCGCCTCGCTCATGACCCTGGAGCTCCGGGGGCTGGTCCGGCAGCTGCCCGGCCAGCGCTACGTGAGACGCTAG
- the topA gene encoding type I DNA topoisomerase: MAARRSLVVVESPTKVKTIQKYLDKGFIVKASLGHVKDLPSNKLGVDIEKNFKPQYVPLRAKARTLQELKKAAEKAQALYVATDPDREGEAIGWHIAQEMRIPSDRVYRVLFNEITEKAVKAAFRQPGRIDLKKVDAQQARRVLDRLVGYKISPLLWERVRRGLSAGRVQSVAVRLLCEREREIRAFVPREYWSLHAHLAAAAPPPFEATLREKAGEKVELGTEADTQAAIAELRDLHFVVKDVVRGERKKNPAPPFITSTLQQEAARKLRFSTSKTMMVAQQLYEGVEIGAEGPIGLITYMRTDSPRVAPDAQSEAREVIAARFGADTLPERPPAYRARKSAQEAHEAIRPTLIDHGPDEVARYLTRDQLALYRLIWGRFLASQMRPAVYDTLTVDVAAGPYLFRAVGSALRVPGFMAVYIEAPDDSVVAGTDEIEGEVSGLPPLEVGQRLDIRQLEPKQHFTQPPPRYSEASLVKELEEKGIGRPSTYAQILTTIQKRGYVRRDRGTLFPTELGELVTGLLVEAFPDLLEVEFTAQMEDSLDEIEEGDRKWVETVREYYNRFAKDLKRAHREMDDLKKGKPTDETCPQCGEGKLLERWGRFGRFLACERYPECKYTRNVGDSEPAEPEPAGMDCPTCGRPMVYKEGRFGRFIACSGYPECKTTRPITIGIGCPQEGCGGELAERRSKRGKPYYACTNYPGCKFIAWQRPVGTPCPKCGAPFLVERRTRGRRFLTCAREGCGYRREAEEA, translated from the coding sequence ATGGCCGCACGCCGCTCGCTCGTCGTGGTCGAGTCGCCCACCAAGGTGAAGACCATCCAGAAGTATCTGGACAAGGGCTTCATCGTGAAGGCGTCCCTGGGCCACGTCAAGGATCTCCCCTCCAACAAGCTCGGCGTCGACATCGAGAAGAACTTCAAGCCGCAGTACGTGCCGCTCCGAGCCAAGGCCCGGACGCTCCAGGAGCTGAAGAAGGCGGCCGAGAAGGCTCAGGCGCTCTACGTCGCCACCGACCCCGACCGCGAAGGCGAGGCCATCGGCTGGCACATCGCTCAGGAGATGCGCATTCCGAGCGACCGGGTCTACCGCGTCCTCTTCAACGAGATCACCGAGAAGGCGGTCAAGGCCGCCTTCAGGCAGCCCGGCCGCATCGACCTGAAGAAAGTCGACGCCCAGCAGGCCCGGCGGGTTCTGGATCGGCTCGTCGGCTACAAGATCAGCCCGCTCCTCTGGGAGCGCGTGCGGCGAGGCCTGTCGGCGGGACGCGTGCAGTCGGTGGCCGTCCGTCTCCTCTGCGAGCGGGAGCGCGAGATCCGTGCCTTCGTCCCGCGGGAGTACTGGAGCCTCCACGCGCACCTGGCGGCGGCGGCGCCGCCCCCGTTCGAGGCCACGCTCCGCGAGAAGGCCGGGGAGAAGGTGGAGCTCGGGACGGAGGCCGACACCCAGGCCGCCATCGCCGAGCTGCGGGACCTTCACTTCGTCGTCAAGGACGTCGTCCGCGGCGAGCGGAAGAAGAACCCGGCTCCGCCCTTCATCACCTCCACGCTCCAGCAGGAGGCCGCCCGGAAGCTCCGTTTCTCGACCTCCAAGACCATGATGGTGGCGCAGCAGCTCTACGAGGGGGTCGAGATCGGCGCCGAGGGGCCGATCGGGCTGATCACGTACATGCGCACCGACTCCCCCCGGGTCGCTCCCGACGCCCAGTCGGAGGCGCGCGAGGTGATCGCCGCGCGCTTCGGCGCCGACACGCTTCCCGAGCGGCCGCCCGCCTACCGCGCGCGGAAGAGCGCCCAGGAGGCCCACGAGGCGATCCGCCCGACGCTGATCGACCACGGGCCCGATGAGGTTGCCCGCTACCTCACCCGCGACCAGCTTGCGCTCTACCGGCTGATCTGGGGACGGTTCCTGGCGAGCCAGATGCGGCCGGCAGTGTACGACACGCTCACCGTCGACGTGGCCGCCGGCCCCTATCTCTTCCGAGCCGTCGGCTCGGCACTCCGGGTGCCGGGCTTCATGGCTGTCTACATCGAGGCGCCGGACGACAGCGTGGTGGCTGGCACCGACGAGATCGAGGGGGAAGTCTCCGGGCTGCCGCCGCTCGAGGTCGGCCAGCGGCTCGACATCAGGCAGCTCGAGCCCAAGCAGCACTTCACGCAGCCCCCGCCACGCTACTCCGAGGCGTCGCTCGTCAAGGAGCTGGAGGAGAAGGGGATCGGGCGCCCTTCCACCTACGCCCAGATCCTGACGACGATCCAGAAGCGGGGCTACGTGCGGCGCGACCGGGGTACCCTCTTCCCCACCGAGCTCGGAGAGCTGGTGACCGGCCTCCTGGTGGAGGCGTTCCCGGATCTCCTCGAGGTCGAGTTCACGGCCCAGATGGAGGACTCTCTCGACGAGATCGAGGAGGGCGATCGGAAGTGGGTGGAGACGGTACGCGAGTACTACAACCGCTTCGCCAAGGACCTCAAGCGGGCGCACCGGGAGATGGACGATCTCAAGAAGGGAAAGCCGACCGACGAGACGTGCCCGCAGTGCGGCGAGGGGAAGCTGCTCGAGCGCTGGGGCCGCTTCGGGCGCTTCCTGGCCTGCGAGCGGTATCCGGAGTGCAAGTACACGCGCAACGTCGGCGACAGCGAGCCAGCCGAGCCCGAGCCGGCCGGAATGGACTGCCCCACCTGCGGCCGGCCGATGGTGTACAAGGAGGGGCGCTTCGGTCGCTTCATCGCGTGCTCCGGCTACCCGGAGTGCAAGACCACCAGGCCCATCACGATCGGAATCGGATGTCCTCAGGAGGGGTGCGGAGGAGAGCTGGCCGAGCGCCGGTCGAAGCGGGGCAAGCCCTACTACGCGTGCACGAACTACCCGGGCTGCAAGTTCATCGCCTGGCAGCGCCCGGTCGGGACCCCGTGTCCGAAGTGCGGGGCACCGTTCCTGGTCGAGCGGCGGACCCGCGGCCGGCGCTTCCTCACCTGTGCCCGGGAGGGATGCGGATACCGTCGGGAGGCTGAAGAGGCGTAA